In Topomyia yanbarensis strain Yona2022 chromosome 2, ASM3024719v1, whole genome shotgun sequence, one DNA window encodes the following:
- the LOC131678999 gene encoding excitatory amino acid transporter 3 isoform X2, with amino-acid sequence MSNSYVTSSSKPTSRWKRFVKSNLLTFLTIVGVFGGTALGLLLKNSGEPWTEREVMYIQYPGDLFLRMLKCLIVPLLVSSITSAIGSLDLSMSKKIAARAIIYYFTTTVSAVILGIILVTTIRPGSGQSAESMKGKAATRQVLTVDTLLDLIRNLFPPNIIQATMFQFRTVLVAPANATDVPLTEYKIKSEFTEGTNVLGMVMFSIVLGACIGKMREAGKPLQAMFETMSEAMMIITSWVIWISPLGVFFLVAAKLLEMASFVEVLGLLGWYFITVIVGLVVHGFGTIPLIFFVCTRKLAYPYIGKMSQVLATAFGTGSSSATMPITIRCLDNLGMDPRVTRFVIPVGATINMDGTALYEAVAAIFIAQLRHIPLSFGHIVAVSVTATAASIGAAGIPQAGLITMVMVLDTVGLPAEDVTIIIAVDWLLDRFRTTINVMCDGLGTILVDILSKKDLESAPINNITY; translated from the exons ATGTCCAATTCGTATGTGACGTCCAGTTCGAAACCTACCTCACGATGGAAGCGCTTCGTCAAATCAAACTTACTCACCTTCCTCACGATAGTCGGTGTATTCGGTGGCACGGCACTGGGTCTACTGTTGAAGAATAGTGGCGAACCATGGACGGAACGAGAAGTGATGTACATTCAGTACCCGGGGGATCTATTTTTACG GATGCTTAAATGTCTAATCGTGCCACTGCTAGTGTCATCCATCACGAGCGCCATTGGATCGCTAGATCTCAGTATGTCGAAAAAGATCGCCGCCAGAGCAATCATCTACTACTTCACCACCACGGTCAGCGCGGTAATTTTAGGTATCATACTGGTAACTACGATAAGGCCCGGATCTGGGCAAAGTGCGGAGAGTATGAAAGGTAAAGCTGCCACCCGGCAAGTCCTTACCGTCGATACGCTTCTAGATTTAATCCG AAATCTTTTCCCACCAAACATCATCCAGGCGACTATGTTCCAG TTTCGCACAGTACTAGTAGCACCGGCAAATGCAACTGATG TTCCACTAACTGAGTACAAAATCAAATCCGAATTCACCGAGGGTACCAATGTGCTTGGAATGGTAATGTTCAGCATAGTGCTTGGCGCTTGCATCGGCAAGATGCGGGAAGCTGGCAAACCCCTGCAGGCAATGTTCGAAACGATGAGCGAGGCTATGATGATTATCACATCTTGGGTTATCTGGATATCGCCACTCGGTGTGTTCTTCCTTGTAGCCGCCAAGCTGCTGGAAATGGCTTCGTTCGTGGAGGTGCTCGGTCTGCTCGGATGGTACTTCATAACCGTTATCGTTGGGTTGGTCGTGCATGGATTTG GAACAATCCCGTTAATCTTTTTCGTGTGCACACGAAAACTGGCGTATCCTTATATCGGTAAAATGAGTCAGGTGCTGGCCACCGCTTTCGGTACCGGTTCCAGCTCGGCAACTATGCCAATCACGATCCGGTGTTTGGACAATTTGGGCATGGATCCTCGTGTGACACGTTTTGTGATTCCGGTAGGtgccaccatcaatatggacgGAACGGCACTTTACGAAGCTGTTGCCGCCATATTTATCGCTCAGCTAAGACACATCCCGCTTTCATTTGGGCATATAGTTGCTGTAAG TGTCACTGCCACTGCTGCTTCGATCGGTGCAGCCGGTATCCCACAAGCTGGCTTGATTACCATGGTTATGGTGCTGGATACCGTTGGACTGCCTGCTGAAGATGTGACAATCATTATCGCTGTCGATTGGTTGCT TGACCGATTCCGTACCACCATAAATGTAATGTGTGACGGTTTAGGTACAATTCTGGTGGACATCCTTTCTAAGAAAGATTTGGAATCTGCTCCCATCAACAAT
- the LOC131678999 gene encoding excitatory amino acid transporter 3 isoform X1 — protein MSNSYVTSSSKPTSRWKRFVKSNLLTFLTIVGVFGGTALGLLLKNSGEPWTEREVMYIQYPGDLFLRMLKCLIVPLLVSSITSAIGSLDLSMSKKIAARAIIYYFTTTVSAVILGIILVTTIRPGSGQSAESMKGKAATRQVLTVDTLLDLIRNLFPPNIIQATMFQFRTVLVAPANATDVPLTEYKIKSEFTEGTNVLGMVMFSIVLGACIGKMREAGKPLQAMFETMSEAMMIITSWVIWISPLGVFFLVAAKLLEMASFVEVLGLLGWYFITVIVGLVVHGFGTIPLIFFVCTRKLAYPYIGKMSQVLATAFGTGSSSATMPITIRCLDNLGMDPRVTRFVIPVGATINMDGTALYEAVAAIFIAQLRHIPLSFGHIVAVSVTATAASIGAAGIPQAGLITMVMVLDTVGLPAEDVTIIIAVDWLLDRFRTTINVMCDGLGTILVDILSKKDLESAPINNCDAEPHELVELRHDCNEKE, from the exons ATGTCCAATTCGTATGTGACGTCCAGTTCGAAACCTACCTCACGATGGAAGCGCTTCGTCAAATCAAACTTACTCACCTTCCTCACGATAGTCGGTGTATTCGGTGGCACGGCACTGGGTCTACTGTTGAAGAATAGTGGCGAACCATGGACGGAACGAGAAGTGATGTACATTCAGTACCCGGGGGATCTATTTTTACG GATGCTTAAATGTCTAATCGTGCCACTGCTAGTGTCATCCATCACGAGCGCCATTGGATCGCTAGATCTCAGTATGTCGAAAAAGATCGCCGCCAGAGCAATCATCTACTACTTCACCACCACGGTCAGCGCGGTAATTTTAGGTATCATACTGGTAACTACGATAAGGCCCGGATCTGGGCAAAGTGCGGAGAGTATGAAAGGTAAAGCTGCCACCCGGCAAGTCCTTACCGTCGATACGCTTCTAGATTTAATCCG AAATCTTTTCCCACCAAACATCATCCAGGCGACTATGTTCCAG TTTCGCACAGTACTAGTAGCACCGGCAAATGCAACTGATG TTCCACTAACTGAGTACAAAATCAAATCCGAATTCACCGAGGGTACCAATGTGCTTGGAATGGTAATGTTCAGCATAGTGCTTGGCGCTTGCATCGGCAAGATGCGGGAAGCTGGCAAACCCCTGCAGGCAATGTTCGAAACGATGAGCGAGGCTATGATGATTATCACATCTTGGGTTATCTGGATATCGCCACTCGGTGTGTTCTTCCTTGTAGCCGCCAAGCTGCTGGAAATGGCTTCGTTCGTGGAGGTGCTCGGTCTGCTCGGATGGTACTTCATAACCGTTATCGTTGGGTTGGTCGTGCATGGATTTG GAACAATCCCGTTAATCTTTTTCGTGTGCACACGAAAACTGGCGTATCCTTATATCGGTAAAATGAGTCAGGTGCTGGCCACCGCTTTCGGTACCGGTTCCAGCTCGGCAACTATGCCAATCACGATCCGGTGTTTGGACAATTTGGGCATGGATCCTCGTGTGACACGTTTTGTGATTCCGGTAGGtgccaccatcaatatggacgGAACGGCACTTTACGAAGCTGTTGCCGCCATATTTATCGCTCAGCTAAGACACATCCCGCTTTCATTTGGGCATATAGTTGCTGTAAG TGTCACTGCCACTGCTGCTTCGATCGGTGCAGCCGGTATCCCACAAGCTGGCTTGATTACCATGGTTATGGTGCTGGATACCGTTGGACTGCCTGCTGAAGATGTGACAATCATTATCGCTGTCGATTGGTTGCT TGACCGATTCCGTACCACCATAAATGTAATGTGTGACGGTTTAGGTACAATTCTGGTGGACATCCTTTCTAAGAAAGATTTGGAATCTGCTCCCATCAACAAT